Within Leguminivora glycinivorella isolate SPB_JAAS2020 chromosome 26, LegGlyc_1.1, whole genome shotgun sequence, the genomic segment cgtacctaaggtacacgtgcgaagaggaaattcgtaactcgtgtcgacttAAAACactccttcggtcgtgttttgatttatcgCCACCCGTTAcgaactttcttttttacgcacttgtatcgaaatgtactattatttgcaGTTGAGGTGGAGGTAGAGTTCGCGCCGCGTGAAGTGAGCGATCGCCGTGACGGAGCTGACGAGGACCGGGACACTGAAGGTAAACCCTCTCAAACTACTCATGTCTtagtctctctctctctcttgactagagatgcaacgaatagttgtttggccggataccgaatgttcggcctaaccatcggccgaatattcggtatccggccgccgaatattcggacagcagaattttacctacaatacctacaatttaagcagggagcgggcgcgtcgtgcaggttttgacttgtttcgtagtgaacttcgcgcggagtccgtttttgtttcaatgtttatttttttaataataaagggctGTGATTTTAAGtattataaccgtaactgtgttttttttacatttaatttgtttactccaaaatcattcaaccaaaaatagcacatccggtatccggccggatagtacgtcactatccggtatccggccgaatattaaaataaaggccgaataggccggataccgaatagtaaccgaatattcggtgcatctctactCTTGACGATGACGACgatgataatttacgctatttgacgctagatgtcactacaaacaACTCGCATTTGCTCATGTAGGAGTTACAATTCTTTCCTTACTAGTATTCGTTtcgtttgacgaccggtctggcgcagtcggtagtgaccttgcctgctacgccgcggtcccgggttcgaatcccggtaagggcatttatttgtgtgatgagcacagatatttgttcctgagtcatggatgttttctatgtatataagtatttatatattatatacatcgttgtctgagtacctacaacacaagccttcttgagcttaccgtgggcctcagtcaatctgtgtaagaatgtcctaaaatatttatttatttatttattcgtctacgttattaattttcaggtttgtatgagattttcaaaatttcaaacttaatGCGGGGGCTGacgatgttgatttaaaaagctgaaaatttgcacaaaggcttcatagactaagtcattgattgataactgttaggtttcatgaaataaaactatggaaacggattaaatcgcgtataatgaatttaaaaattcattccgacgtttcgaactctttacagcgttcgtggtcaacgggtgactgaggaaaaattacaatgtgcaaaagctacccacatacaagaaatattaacgaaccatgaccacaaataatatagatttctaaggcaggttcacataCTATTAAttaagctagttatacaatattcaaaaaatttaccattactatgttaaaaaataattaaccaattaatctacacaaaattgacaaagaacaaactgcaaatgtccaacaccatacaacacaaatgcctcacagccttcgtcgtgcttgttccattatcagatgtactactggatcccaagccggtggtaattAGGtgattaggtttgctaattccaaaagagtgatttttttttattcaccctattattcatataaaaatacaagcaATCTTCGTTTATAGCAATCGACGAAATGggatgttttactaaacacacataATTTTCCAGGGTGCAGCGATGAGGCAACCACAAGCACATCCACTTCAACAGGTCAAGGAAGAAAAACTGCACAATATTACCGTGATCACAAGCAGACGCAACTGAAAAAGGAGTCGTTGACTACTATCCCTTCTACTAATTCTTCTGCAATTAACATAGTAGAAACATCGAAGAAAAGGAAATCCGCCGCCCAATACCAAAAAGAGTACCGGGCGCGTAAAAAAGCTCAACGTAATAGACTAATTTGGACGGGGGGGTGTTCTATGAATCAACCAACTGCTGGGCTTGCTAGTGATATTGGTTTTGCAAAGCCAACAAGGAAAACGCCGGCAGAATATCAGCGAGAATATAGAGCGAGGAAAAAAGCCAAACGGGAATCTATGAGGGCTGCGGAGAACGGTTCAATGGAGATTGCTGATGGTTGAGGTGAAACTTGTAAGCGACTTCCAAGGTTGCGTGGAACGTTGAACGCTACCATGGACGTCACGGGATGCTCAGCTTGAAAGCGCACAAATGTAAAGAATGTAACAAAGAATTCACTTATAAGAGTTCTTTAGCTGCGCATGGAAGAATCGGCAGTGGAATAAAACCATACAAATGCGAAGATTTCAACAAAGAATTCAGACAatacttaaccacaaaattaaaattttggaaaaacccccgaccgtgacatagtacctagtagtagtagattttcatgaaacatggctaagaacacttccgactaactcaggtaTCAAACAGAAAAACTAAatggaaatcggttcatccgttcgggagctacgatgccacagacagacacacacacagacagacagacacgtaaaacttataacacccctccgtttttgcgtcgggggttaaaaatcgacgacggacaaacaaacagacacacactcttttcgatttataatattagtatggataatttctatgttttggcctcagaaatgaGTGGTTACAATTGTTCGGTTTCCTAATGTACCGtgtataggtatttttaaaataaaagaccGTTCAAATTTATTAGCTTATTCATTTCAATCATATTGCACCAAATACAGAAGAAAAACCCTTTTCACCACACTTGCATACTAAAtatgctattgcacgcaggagGAGCGTGAGTtacagaaaaatcgttctcccaagggagttatgaaatttctagtagtgcaaactgaaatagatatcatacacgacagaaaaaacgacaaggcccactggtggccgagccgggaatcgaatccgggtcttcagcttacgcggttaacgtctttaccactagaccacccgcccgccgtggtactcgacgaaatttctctagtgtatgttatctctgatatagctaggcgcctttgactaACTCTAAGGGCCAGCAatgtgtgcttgcacctcctatacgcaTCCTTTACAGGATTGCGGTATAGCTAGAGAGATGGTGCTGTCATCTACCTCTATACAACTctggaacaaatcaaattattttattaaatatttttgatttgttgggggacaaatgtaactgatccattttttcatgttttacaatgtttgcattattaaatagggtgtccaccggttatatatggtaggcgtgttcagtggatacatgtcgaactcaacatcatagtgtaataataataatggaaaaaattaatttagttacaattgtcccccagtcgagatttgtcccgctgtaccttaaactgaaatagatatcatacactatatttaataaaatagtttgatttgttccctaccaGTCCTACCACAGAAGATGATTAGTTACTGGGTCAATTCGCGGCAacagtaacgtgagtcacgagtTTATGGCATGTTTCATATATtaacgattaaaaaaaattggggacaccttacacagatcaacttagccccaaactaagcaaagcttgtactatgagtgctaagcgacgatatacatacttaaatagataaaaacatacttatatacatagaaaacatccatgactcaggaaaaaatattaaaaaaaaagaaagtcatttattgtcgcaaataattttaaggtacaattacttaagtatttatttctatcatgcaactaagggccagttgcatcaaccacatttgacagatacatcatcgtcacgcagtagatgtctatggaacttctcatacaataaaatttaacgaacgctttaacggtgacagacggtttgaagcaaccggccctaagagtAAGCTATTACGCTATGATACAGTACAATCATGTCTATATTGTATACTAGCTATGATCACAACGTTGAGGACTAAAATAACTAACTACGAACAGTTAAATACTAGGTGCGACAATAGCCTCGAGACTCAGCTTGTGCCGCGAGTCTAGTGACTGCACAGCGCTGTTTTTCAGCCCGTACCTATTTCTTTGAGTGTATGAAAAAAGAATTACTAGCTATCAGGggtaatatctgtgctcatcacacaaatacatgcccttaccgggattcgaacccaggaccgcggcttagcaggcagggtcacacactaccgactgagccagaccggtcgtcacaacCACAATTACGGACGAtacaagttcaagtgataatcatctctaaataagtgttactaaTGTTACTTTCTctatatatgcatagatcctttcatttgcagctgtagttcaaataaacactcaatgaagtcgtgactcacgttacttctACGTGGCTTCACCCTACTGTCACACCTcggcaagcgcggatccagcttcgtgcctagggggggggtcacgtggtaaaggcccaggccccagaggggggtcacgtggtctatttgtatggccaacctaggctccaggggggtcatgacccccatgacccccctggatccgcgcatgcacctcggacactggcgatcaaatattgaaagaggcgcgttcctagcacagtctaagctcgtgtaggtgaacgcgtactatgcttgtatgagtgaaatatgacaggtcgtctgttcgcgtttttgacaggcggtaaccgagagggggtgggcggcacattcagcggggagcgggagtggccatactgtacgatagtactctttattacaaATATACTGTGCTACTGTAGATCTTTTAGGCCATGCTGCTCCTCGATTATTACATTCTGCTTATTGATTTCCTCAATTCAGCGACTATTATAATTTTCTGCAAAGTTAATGGAACGAATGGGGTTTAACAATTAAGGgcgaaagaaaaaaatcatttcaGAAAATTCAAACTGAGGTACatcgggacaatttcgactggggggccaaatgcaactggtccattttgtaaattttgttccatgttttacaatgtttgcattattaattcaAGTGTCTGGTTATATGTATATGACACGCATATTAAATGGATGCTTGTGGAACtcaagtgtaataatggaaaaatgggtcagttacaattgtcccccagtcagaTTTGGCCCGCTCTACCTTAACTATAGTTGGTAGTTTAATGGATTAAAAACCAATTTTTACTAATTctcatttatttatcaaataCGCAGTTTGAGATGTCAACATGATTTCATAATTACTTACACTATATTTTGATTGGTCAGATAGTAATGCAGAAAATAGTGGTAAAAACaattcattaataaaataacctaaTAATGTAAAAGCTTAACCTTTTCACTAGAGCTTGCCCTTAGTGagtcacattatcctatccgatatcggatgtaggaccgatagctagccataggtacagtcaaccaattggaaccctaggccactctacaaccatgtcaaaatgacaagcagtaagagatttcttacaatctgatttatacacggtgtttccggtatcactcaaaacctcagacaccccaactgatttttatttttttaaactcatctagagtattcatcttttaatctgatcgttacttttttttaaattgaatttttaattttctgtacagctctacttgacttttagctctacactcaatgaaataattgctaactaccatcataaaccataagactatttatttgtgtacgttactgcaacgacataaggtttaccaatagacagctaagatgtcactgtaaaacactttaaagctttgtcacaataaacttcaaattggacaggtaatcgcagtaagcaaataaactcaatattcaaaatgacaaggttgtaattaggtacgagttcaatttgttatgacttaagataaacattaagattaaactgacaaacaacgtcaaactagtagcggaaaaaataatcgtccaagtaaccggccagtattaatacccctaaatactgaaaaaaggtaaacaacctctagcaatgcgatatacacaatgttgtattacgagtacaatagaatgggcacgtaaaaaataactaataatactaatttaaataaaaatattacccccatcaagatatagctcaatcgattctactctcgattctgaacaaactgttttcaggtttttagtgttaagtgaaacacggtgtataacgtcactatgacatagttctacagtggcctagggttccaattggttgactgtacacgtaCGGATTTGCCCGCCGGGTACCCATCCGCTgagggttgcaaaaaacggttttcttctggcttgaaaaaaaaacatgaaaaaaaaacgtttaaaaaaaaagttttttttctggagtatgtttttttttctaatgtacgaaatctcaaaatttgcgaagcagttaatactttcatacggttttttagaattaatgttaactattaaacgaatttaatccaATAACTTtcaatttctggtcttataaaagtaacatttacgaaatctgtagttggtagttatcactatttactgttggcaacaccaccgcctctccagctgcacgccgcatcgatcattccccaataaacgtttgtatactgaatgttaatcgaattattaaaattttggaaaaacccccgaccgcgacatagtggaccgattttcatgaaacatggctaagaacactcccgactaactcagctttcagacaaaaaaatcaaaatctaaatcggttcatctgttcgggagctacgatgccatagacagacacacagacagacaaacagagagagacagacacgtcaaacttataacaccccttcgtttttgcgtcggttaaaaaccgttattgtcgaattatttgttcatctgaaaaaaaaaccatatttagaaaaaaaaccacggcgctcggttttttttaacccccgacgcaaaaacgacggggtgttgtaagtttgacgtgtctgtctgtctgtctgtttgtctgtctgtgtgtgtgtctgtctgtggcaccgtagctcccgaacgatttcgatttagtttttttgtttgaaagctgagttagtcgggagtgttcttagccatgtttcatgaaagtcggtccactatgtcgcggtcgggggtattttcgaaattttaattttgtggttaggttaattcatgtttttttcacaattctgaaaaaaaaaacattggtttttttttctatttgcaaccctacccGTGCTCGAAACAACAGATCGGGCACGGGCCGGGCAGATCCGTCGGCTGCCCGCGCGTGTGTGTGCCCGGATAGCACCTTAGTTAATAGCAAGCATGTCCGCCTCGGATTTGTCCGTCGGGCAAGCCGCGGATCAGATCCGAGATCCGAGCCTTGCCCGGCGGACAAATCCGTACGTGTATGGCTAGCtgttatcccatacattacctacaggcgccatcttggattttttctaatgcctatcatattaacagcatctTCTTTAACCAAATAGTGTCCcataattacttcacagctcattgtttctgaTATTTGGCATCAACTTTAAAGTTGAACCAATTTAGGCTGAAAAACTGGTTTTTGAcataacttttcccttaattagtttaaaattaaaatcgttCTTGCACTTTTACAAAATTCAAAGTTAAATTCAAACATATCGATATCATACATGTAAAACCACTAAAATTATGAAGTGTTTTTTTAGAccttgtttaaaaaatataattaaaaaataagtatttactttTATCATTACGAATTTAGATAAAAGACTAAAAAATGCCGATGGCCGTTTATCTTATCACTTATTATGACTCcatctgtagtgcaaatttaagattcaactcaaaacttgtcaaaaattaaTGAAGCCTCTTAAGCTTTGTCTTTAGTGTGGGTTTTTTCATGAGCAAGCAACTGATGTTTGTGTGTGAATTTCTTGCCACATCTATTACAACAGTGAGTTTTCTCCGCGTGACTTTTTTTATGTTGATCCATATTACCTTTCCGTTTAAAATTCTTACCACACTGTTCACAAGCATATGACTTATCTCCAGTGTGCGTTATTTTATGGGTTTTTAAAAACACTTTCTTTTCAAATCCCTTGTTACATATTTCACAACGGTAAGGTTTTTCTCCAATGTGTTTCTTTTTATGTTTAGCTAAAAGATGTTTTAGTAAAAACATCTCGTGGCAAACTTCGCATCTGTATTTATTACCTCGAGCATGAAGTTTTTTGTGTCTTCTCAAACTGCCAAAGTGTTTAAATAAATCATTACATTCATCACATTTATATAATTTCTCTTTCGTGTGAGTTATTTTGTGTAGAGATAACGAATGATTTGTTATGAAACGTTTGCCGCATAAATCACAGCTAAATGGTTTATCTCCTGTGTGTGTTTTTTGGTGTATTCTCAATGAAGCAGTAGATCTGAACTGTTTTTTACATACTTCGCACTGATATCTTTTATCACCACTGTGAAGCACCATGTGTCTCTTTAAATATTCAAGAAGTGGATATTTCTTATTACATATGTCACACTCGAATGGTTTGTCATTGTTCCCAGTGTGAATTTTTCGATGCTGCCTTAATCCAGACCATTCTTTAAACGATTTGTTGCAAACATTACACACGTGACATATCTTCAGAATATGtttgttaaaaatatgtttcacCAAAATTGATTTTTCTCTGAACTTCATATTACAGGTATCGCAAATGtatgtttgttccttgtgaGTGGATTCATGCCGTTTGAGCAGAGTTTTGTTCGAGAAGTTTTGGGAACAGATGTTGCATGGATACATTGTGTCAGTATGTGTCTGCTGGTTATCTGTGCGAGTGTGTTGTGCGGCGTCAGGCAGCGTGGACGGAGTGTAGAGATGTGTGTGTTGTGTGGCGTCAGGCAGCGTGGACGGAGTGTGATGATGTGTGTGTTGTGCGGCGTCAGGCAGCGTGGACGGAGTGTAGAGATGTGTGTGTTGTGTGGCGTCAGGCAGCGTGGACGGAGTGTAGAGATGTGTGTGTTGTGTGGCGTCAGGCAGCGTGGACGGAGTGTGATGTGTGTGTTGTGTGGCGTCAGGCAGCGTGGACGGAGTGTGATGGTGTGTGTGTTGTGTGGCGTCAGGCAGTGTGGCCGGAGTGTAGAGTTGTGTGTGTTGTGTTGCATTAGGCAGCGTGGACGGAGTGTGATGTGTGTGTTGTGTGGCGTCAGGCAGTGTGGACGGAGTGTGATGGTGTGTGTGTTGTGTGGCGTCAGGCAGCGTGGACGGAGTGTAGAGATGTGTGTGTTGTGTGGTGTCAGGCAGCGTCGACGGAGTGTAGAGATGTGTGTGTTGTGAGGCGTCAGGCAGCGTGGACAGAGTGTAAAGAAGTGTGTGTTGAGTGGCGTGAGGCAGCGTGGACGGAGTGTAGAGTTGTGTGTGAGAGTGTTGTGTGGCGTCAGGAAGCGTGGACTGAGTCTGATGTGTGTGTTGGGTGGCTTCAGGCAGCGTGGACGGAGTGTGATGGTGTGTGTGTTGTGTGGCGTCAGGCAGCGTGGACGGAGTGTAGAGATGTGTGTGTTGTGTGGCGTCAGGCAGCGTGGACGGAGTGTAGAGATGTGTGTGTTGTGAGGCGTCAGGCAGCGTGGACAGAGTGTAAAGAAGTGTGTGTTGTGTGGCGTGAGGCAGCGTGGACGGAGTGTAGAGTTGTGTGTGAGAGTGTTGTGTGGCGTCAGGCAGCGTGGACTGAGTCTGATGTGTGTGTTGTGTGGCTTCAGGCAGCGTGGACGGAGTGTGATGGTGTGTGTGGTGTGTGGCGTCAGGCAGCGTGGACGGAGTGTAGAGATGTGTGTGTTGTGTGGCGTCAGGCAGCGTGGACGGAGTGTAGAGATGTGTGTGTTGTGTGGCGTCAGGCAGCGTCGACGGAGTGTAGAGATGTGTGTGTTGTGAGGCGTCAGGCAGCGTGGATAGAGTGTAAAGAAGTGTGTGTTGTGTGGCGTGAGGCAGCGTGGACGGAGTGTAGAGTTGTGTGTGAGAGTGTTGTGTGGCGTCAGGCAGCGTGGACTGAGTCTGATGTGTGTGTTGTGTGGCGTCAGGCAGCGTGGACTGAGTCTGATGTGTGTGTTGTGTGGCTTCAGGCAGCGTGGACGGAGTGTGATGGTGTGTGTGTTGTGTGGCGTCAGGCAGCGCGACAGACGGAGTGTGATCGTGTGAGGTGACGGGCGCAGACTGCGCGGGTAGTGAGTCGCGGTGCTCGAGGCTCGTGAAGCTAGCCGGGGGCAGGGTCACACGGGCGGCAAGCGGCCATGGCGGGACCTCGACTGCTGCTGCTGACAACGCCGTACAAAA encodes:
- the LOC125240075 gene encoding mucin-6-like → MESINQCHCCLQRPSAKDLMTPYTHLGITEIYSHMIEECFVIKLPSCDTGKSGICTVCLARLREACFFKMQVQHSQAELQGRLQFLEGKLTVKDEKAINESDLLSDDGAFSKPLLSLPGDHKVNTAPLSPRAMQKLSLGCFVKLERLRDSTRVSQPRRVTSHCESQPCPVTSHRESQPCPVTSHRESQPCPVTSHRESQSCPVTSHLEPSPVISYFECTSTSVQHKPAHTHTQAYTHDTRPAHIADDSSLIKNDYKDNDVKDEVLDESYVESSFKKEPDDDLEEDQVLDTPSAAVEVPPWPLAARVTLPPASFTSLEHRDSLPAQSAPVTSHDHTPSVALPDATQHTHHHTPSTLPEATQHTHQTQSTLPDATQHTHQTQSTLPDATQHSHTQLYTPSTLPHATQHTLLYTLSTLPDASQHTHLYTPSTLPDATQHTHLYTPSTLPDATQHTHLYTPSTLPDATHHTHHHTPSTLPEATQHTHQTQSTLPDATQHSHTQLYTPSTLPHATQHTLLYTLSTLPDASQHTHLYTPSTLPDATQHTHLYTPSTLPDATQHTHHHTPSTLPEATQHTHQTQSTLPDATQHSHTQLYTPSTLPHATQHTLLYTLSTLPDASQHTHLYTPSTLPDTTQHTHLYTPSTLPDATQHTHHHTPSTLPDATQHTHHTPSTLPNATQHTQLYTPATLPDATQHTHHHTPSTLPDATQHTHHTPSTLPDATQHTHLYTPSTLPDATQHTHLYTPSTLPDAAQHTHHHTPSTLPDATQHTHLYTPSTLPDAAQHTRTDNQQTHTDTMYPCNICSQNFSNKTLLKRHESTHKEQTYICDTCNMKFREKSILVKHIFNKHILKICHVCNVCNKSFKEWSGLRQHRKIHTGNNDKPFECDICNKKYPLLEYLKRHMVLHSGDKRYQCEVCKKQFRSTASLRIHQKTHTGDKPFSCDLCGKRFITNHSLSLHKITHTKEKLYKCDECNDLFKHFGSLRRHKKLHARGNKYRCEVCHEMFLLKHLLAKHKKKHIGEKPYRCEICNKGFEKKVFLKTHKITHTGDKSYACEQCGKNFKRKGNMDQHKKSHAEKTHCCNRCGKKFTHKHQLLAHEKTHTKDKA